In Parageobacillus sp. KH3-4, the genomic window AGCCGCATCTTCCGAGGAACTGACGGCAAGCGCCGATCAAACTACCTTAGCGACGGAGCAAGTCGCATCAGGTATTCAGCAAGTGGCGAATGGAGCGGAGATTCAGACAAGCAAAGTGGAATCGAACGCCACTGCCTTGGAACAAATGGCGCAGGGGGTTACAAATATCGCCGATCGTTCCACAGTAATTACAGATTTGTCGAGACAAATGACTATACAAGCGGAAGATGGGGGAAACTCTGTTCAAAAAACGGTCGAACAAATGAATTCGATTCAGCAATCTGTGTCTAAATCAGAAGAAATGATTAATGTGCTGTATGAACGTTCCAAAGAGATTGGCACAATACTGGATGTGATTAGAGAAATTGCCGATCAAACGAACCTTCTTGCGTTAAATGCTGCGATTGAAGCGGCAAGGGCGGGAGAACACGGAAAAGGCTTTGCCGTCGTCGCTGACGAAGTGAGAAAACTGGCGGAACAGTCCCGGGAGTCAGCGAAGCAAATCGCTGAACTGATTTTTAGCATCCAAAAAGATACGGAAAATACCGTGCAAATGATGAAACAAGCGACACAAAATGTAAAAACGGGAATTGAAATCTCGCAAGAAACAACGCAAAAATTTAGCCTAATCTTGCAAGGCATGAAGGATATTTCTTCACAATTGGAGGATATTTCTGCAACGGCGCAACAAATTTCTGCCGGGATCCAAGAATTGTCTTCCACAACTAACGAATTGGCGGTCGTCGCGAAAGAAAATGCAGCAACATCTGAAGAAATTGCCGCTTCTACCGAAGAACAGCTCGCTTCAATGGAGGAAATCACCTCAGCGGCAAAATCGTTGGAAAATATGGCGGAGGAACTGCAAGAACTTGTTCGTACATTTAAGATCTAAGTTTACATCAGTATAATATAGAATCTGGAGTTAATCTACAAGGATGTTTAAAAAAGGAAATTGCGATATAGTGAATATGCAGTACAAAAAGAAGATGGGCTCCGATAGGGACAATTCCCTGGGAGCCCATCATCATTAGAATCTTGCCTAATCAATCAACCACGCACTGCCTTCATTTCGTTTGAAACGGAATTTCCGGCGAACAGAAGAACGATCAAAACGCTTTCCTTTTCCTCCTTTTCTCTAAGGGGTCTTCCATCCTTTATATTTGGAATATATGTTTGTTAACGTGAATCGAAAATTTTCTTTTGGTATGGAGCGGCAAAATGCGCCATTATAATTATGCTTTTTTCTTTTTTTGGAGCAAAAATTCTTTTCCATATTCGCCGTGATCATGGAATATGGCGTGTTCGACTTGAATCGTCGTATGTTTAATACCATATTTTTTGTTGAGCATCTCGTTAATGGCCAAGATCACGCAAAATGGCTGGATATGCTCGTTAATAAATACGTGCGCGGTTAACGAATAGTGGTCCGTAGAGACGGCCCATAAGTGCATGTCGTGTACATCTTCGACTCCTTCGACTTGGCGGATATCCTCTCTAATCTGATCGAGATGAAACCGATCAGGCACCGCTTCCATTAAAATGAAATACGATTCGCGAATAATTTTCGCCCCGCCTGTAAAGATGATGCCAGCAATGATGATGCTAATGAGCGGATCGAAAAAATAAAAACCGGTAAAGTAAATGAGTATCGCTGAAAGAATGACGCCGATGGAGCTAAGAAGATCCCCGATAAAATGCCATAATGCGCTCTTAATATTTAAATTTTCCTCTTCCTTTGTACTTCGGCTAAGGACGATCGTCAATACGAGATTCACGATGAAGCCGATGGAAGAAATGGTCAGCATTAAGCGAAAGTCAATCGGTTCGGGAGAAATAAACCGCTGAATTCCTTCCCAAAAAATCCCGATAGAAATAATGGCTAGCGTAAGGCCATTTAAAAAGGACGTAATAATTTCAAAGCGCAAATAACCAAATGTAAATCGATGATTTGGCGGGCGAGTGGCAAGGTAAAGAGCAACCATGCTAAGCCCAAGCGCCAAGACGTCAGATGCCATATGGGCGGAGTCGGAAAGCAGCGCCAAAGAATTGGATAATAGTCCGCCGGCAATTTCTACAATCGTAAAAAACAACGTTAATCCAAGAGTGATCCATAACGTTCTTTTTGATTGATTTTGCGTTTTTACGTGTGGGAGATGATGATAATCGTATTGAATTAGTGACATGGCACACCTCTATTTAGAATTATTATTATTTTATATATATTATAATATAATTTTTTGTTGCTGTGCAAAAAAATTTTTCATTTGTTTGTTGAAGATTGTCAAAAAAGTATAAATTTTTTTATCAAGGAATTTATGGATGATTGTGGAATATAAGTAACAATTGTAAGAAACTTTAAGAAAGGATGCGATGCAGATTGATCATCGTCAGTCCGACCGATCTGGAAATTTATTTATTTCATGAAGGCAGCTTATATAAAAGTTATGAATTGTTTGGCGCACATGTGATAAAGGAAAATGGCGTGGTCGGAACCCGGTTTTGTGTATGGGCTCCGCATGCGCGGCAAGTGCGATTAGTCGGCAGTTTTAACGAATGGAACGGAACTAATTTTAATCTTGTAAAAGTAAGTAATCAAGGTGTATGGACAATTTTTATTCCGGAAAACTTGGAAGGGCATTTATATAAATACGAGATTACCACGAACAATGGAAATGTCGTGTTGAAAGCTGATCCATACGCGTTTTACTCCGAGTTGCGTCCCCGTACTGCCTCCATCGTCTACAACATAAAAGGTTATCAATGGAATGACCAAACATGGCGACGAAAGAAACAGCGAAAGCGAATTTATGACCAGCCTTTGTTCATTTATGAGCTTCACTTCGGTTCGTGGAAAAAGAAAGAAAACGGCAGTTTTTATACATATCGAGAGATGGTGGATGAGTTAATTCCATATGTTATTGAACATGGTTTTACCCACATTGAATTGCTTCCGCTCGTTGAGCATCCGTTTGACCGCTCTTGGGGATATCAAGGAACAGGTTATTATTCCGCGACAAGCCGCTACGGGACACCTCATGATTTAATGCATTTTATTGACTGCTGCCACCAGGCGGGAATCGGTGTGGTTCTCGACTGGGTTCCTGGCCATTTTTGCAAAGATGCACATGGATTATACATGTTTGACGGAGCGCCGACATATGAATATGCCAACATGCAAGATAGGGAAAATGACGAGTGGGGCACCGCGAATTTTGATCTTGGCAGGCCGGAAGTTCGCAGCTTTTTGATTTCCAACGCCTTATTTTGGATGGAATATTTCCATGTCGATGGATTTCGGGTGGATGCGGTGGCCAATATGCTGTATTGGCCGAATAAAGATGTAGCGCACAAAAACCCGTATGCTGTACAGTTTTTACAAAAATTAAATGAGACCGTATTTGCGCATGACCCGAGCATATTGATGATTGCCGAAGATTCGACGGAATGGCCGCTCGTCACCGCTCCAACGTATGACGGAGGATTGGGATTTAACTATAAATGGAACATGGGGTGGATGAACGATATTTTAACGTATATGGAAACGGCGCCGGAGCGGCGAAAATATGCGCACAATAAAGTAACCTTTTCCCTCTTGTACGCGTATTCGGAAAATTTTATTTTACCTTTTTCTCATGATGAGGTCGTACATGGAAAAAAATCGCTATTAAATAAAATGCCGGGGACGTATGAGGAAAAGTTTGCGCAATTAAGGCTGCTGTATGGATATTTGCTTGCGCATCCCGGCAAGAAACTATTGTTTATGGGCGGCGAATTTGCTCAGTTTGATGAGTGGAAAGATTTAGAGCAGTTGGATTGGATGCTTTTTGATTTTGAGATGCACCGGAAAATGAATATGTACGTGAAAGAATTATTGAAATGTTATAAGCGATGCAAATCTTTACATGAGCTAGACCATTCTCCGGATGGATTTGAGTGGATTGATGTTCATAACGCCGAACAAAGTATTTTCTCATTTGTCCGCAGAGGAAAAAAAGAGAACGATTTGCTTGTTGTTGTGTGCAATTTCACCAATAAAGTGTATCACGGCTATAAAGTTGGCGTTCCGCTATTTGCCAAATATCGAGAAATAATCAATAGCGACGCGGCCGAGTTCGGAGGGTGGGGGAATGTTAATGCGAAGCTGGTTGCAGCGATCAAAGAGCCGTTTCATGGAAAGCCATATCATATTCGCATGACGGTTCCACCGTTTGGCATTTCCATTTTAAGACCAGTGAAAAAACGGGGGGAGAGAAGCATTGATGGCAAAGAAAAAATGCATCGCCATGTTATTGGCGGGAGGGCAAGGTAGCCGCTTATATTCATTGACGGCAAACATTGCAAAACCAGCTGTTCCATTTGGCGGAAAATATCGAATTATCGATTTTACATTGAGCAACTGCACTAATTCGGGAATCGATACGGTCGGGGTGTTAACGCAATATCAGCCGCTTCTGCTGCATTCTTATATCGGCATTGGGAGCGCATGGGATTTGGATCGCAGAAATGGCGGCATCACCGTTCTTCCCCCCTATTCCGTATCGTCTGGAGTGAAATGGTATGAAGGAACGGCGAACGCCATTTATCAAAATATGAATTATATTGAGCAATATGCCCCGGATTACGTGTTAGTTTTATCAGGGGATCATATTTATAAAATGGATTATCGAAAAATGCTTGACTATCATATGACGAAAAACGCCGATGTAACCATTTCGGTCATTGAAGTGCCGTGGTCGGAGGCGAGCCGCTTCGGCATTATGAATACAAATGAGCAAATGGAAATTATTGAATTTGAAGAGAAACCGAAGAATCCGAAAAACAACCTCGCTTCGATGGGCATTTATATTTTTAATTGGCCGCTTTTAAAAGAGTATTTGCAAATAGATAACGCCAATTTGCATTCAAGCCACGACTTTGGAAAAGATGTGATTCCATTGTTGCTTCGGAATAAGAAACGGCTTGTTGCTTATCTGTTTAAAGGCTATTGGAAAGATGTTGGGACGGTAAAAAGCTTATGGGAAGCCAATATGGATTTATTGGATGAAGAAAACGAGTTAGATTTGTTTGACCATTCGTGGCGCATTTATTCTGTAAACCCAAATCAGCCGCCACAATATATTTCCGATGATGCGGTTGTCGTCCATTCGCTTGTAAACGAAGGATGCGTGGTCGAAGGAAACGTAGAACATTCCATATTATTTCAAGGAGTCCATATTCAAAAAGGAGCGATGGTGAAAGATTGTGTGATTATGCCGGATGCGGTGATTGGCGAAGGGGTGTATATCGAAAGGGCGATCGTACCGCCAAATATAGAAATTCCGCCGCATCTGGTCGTTTGTCCGGATGATCTTCTTGTTACGAAAGAATGGTTACAAACGAAAAACGGGAAAGGATGAAGCAACCGTGAATCATCAATCGATGCTGGGAGTTATTGACGCAACGACGTATATCGAGCCGCTTCAGCCGCTAACGATGCACCGTTCTGTTGCGGCGGTGCCGTTTGCTGGGAGGTATCGATTAATCGACTTTGTATTGTCGAGCATGGTTAATTCCGGAATTGAGAGCGTGGCGATTTTTCCGAAATACCAATACCGTTCTTTAATGGACCATTTAGGATCGGGAAAGAATTGGGATTTAAACCGGAAACGGGACGGATTATTTTTCTTTCCATCGCCAGATTTATCGATTCCTAATCCTCACGTTGGAGCGTTTGCCCATTTTGAACAACATATTGACTATTTTTTGCGCAGCAGGCAAAAATATGCCGTTATTTGCAACAGTTATACCGTTTGCAATATTGATTATGAAGCGGTGTTAGAACGGCACATTGCGAATCAATGCGATATTACCGAAGTCCGCCATCAAGGGCGTTCGCTGGAAATGTTTGTGTTAGAAACGTCATTGTTGCTCGATTTAATCGCTAATCACCGATGTACCGGGTATTACAGCATTGTTGATGTTGTCCGTGATCATCGTCATTCTTTAAAAATTTGTGACTATGAATACGGCGGGTATGCAGCTGTTGTTGACTCGATTGGAAGTTATTTTCGCCATAGCATGGAATTGCTCAATCGAGATGTTTGGCGTCAGCTGTTTGCTAAGTCGCGTCCGATTTATACAAAAGTGAAAGATGAACCGCCAACAAAATATACAGAAAAAGCGGTCGTGAAAAATTCCATGATTGCCAATGGCTGCATTATCGAAGGGCATGTGGAAAACAGCATCATTTTCCGCTCCGTGAAAATCGGAAAAGGGGCAGTCATAAAAAATAGCATTATTATGCAAAAAAGCCAAATTGGCGAACATTGTCATCTCCATTGCGTCATTGTGGATAAAGATGCGAAAGTAGAAAATGACGTTTCTTTGCGAGGGACGGAACAGCAACCGTTTGTGGTTCGGAAAGGAACGGTGCAAGGAGAGTTGATCAACCGGTGAATGTATTGTTTGTCGTGTCTGAATGCGTACCATTTGTGAAATCAGGAGGATTGGCGGACGTTGCCGGAGCGCTGCCGCGGCAATTGCGAAAATTAGGGACAGATGTTCGGGTCATCATGCCAAAATATGCAACCATTCGCGAAAACGATAAAAAAGAAATGAAAAAAATTGCTGAACTTGTCGTAAGAGTAGGATGGAGACGGCAATATTGCGGAATCGAAATGCTCGAACGTGAAGGAGTAATTTATTATTTTGTAGACAATGAATACTATTTTAAACGCCACTCATTATACGGGCATTATGACGATGGAGAACGGTTTGCGTACTTTTGCCGCGCCATTTTAGACGCACTTCCCGCGCTTCCGTTTCGCCCGGATATTATTCATTGCCACGATTGGCATACCGGCATGATTCCGTTTTTATTGCGCGAACAATATCGAAAAAATCCATTTTATGAACAAATCCGCACCATGTTTACGATTCATAATCTGCAGTTTCAAGGAATTTTTCCCCGTGAAATTTTAGGAGATTTATTGAATTTAAGCGATCGTTATTTTACGACCGATCATCTAGAATTTTATGGGAATGTGAGTTTTATGAAGGGGGCGCTTGTCGCCGCCGATATCATTACAACAGTCAGTCCGACATATAAAGAAGAGATTCAGACGGAATATTACGGGGAGCGGCTCGATGGGCTGTTGCGGGCGCGCCGACATGATTTAATCGGAATTTTAAACGGCATCGACGATGAACGGTATAATCCGAAAACCGATCCTTTCATTGCCGCGCCATATGATACGCAGACGCTTGTCAGAAAACAAATGAATAAACGCGCGCTGCAACAATATTTCGGTTTATC contains:
- the glgB gene encoding 1,4-alpha-glucan branching enzyme, whose amino-acid sequence is MIIVSPTDLEIYLFHEGSLYKSYELFGAHVIKENGVVGTRFCVWAPHARQVRLVGSFNEWNGTNFNLVKVSNQGVWTIFIPENLEGHLYKYEITTNNGNVVLKADPYAFYSELRPRTASIVYNIKGYQWNDQTWRRKKQRKRIYDQPLFIYELHFGSWKKKENGSFYTYREMVDELIPYVIEHGFTHIELLPLVEHPFDRSWGYQGTGYYSATSRYGTPHDLMHFIDCCHQAGIGVVLDWVPGHFCKDAHGLYMFDGAPTYEYANMQDRENDEWGTANFDLGRPEVRSFLISNALFWMEYFHVDGFRVDAVANMLYWPNKDVAHKNPYAVQFLQKLNETVFAHDPSILMIAEDSTEWPLVTAPTYDGGLGFNYKWNMGWMNDILTYMETAPERRKYAHNKVTFSLLYAYSENFILPFSHDEVVHGKKSLLNKMPGTYEEKFAQLRLLYGYLLAHPGKKLLFMGGEFAQFDEWKDLEQLDWMLFDFEMHRKMNMYVKELLKCYKRCKSLHELDHSPDGFEWIDVHNAEQSIFSFVRRGKKENDLLVVVCNFTNKVYHGYKVGVPLFAKYREIINSDAAEFGGWGNVNAKLVAAIKEPFHGKPYHIRMTVPPFGISILRPVKKRGERSIDGKEKMHRHVIGGRAR
- a CDS encoding cation diffusion facilitator family transporter is translated as MSLIQYDYHHLPHVKTQNQSKRTLWITLGLTLFFTIVEIAGGLLSNSLALLSDSAHMASDVLALGLSMVALYLATRPPNHRFTFGYLRFEIITSFLNGLTLAIISIGIFWEGIQRFISPEPIDFRLMLTISSIGFIVNLVLTIVLSRSTKEEENLNIKSALWHFIGDLLSSIGVILSAILIYFTGFYFFDPLISIIIAGIIFTGGAKIIRESYFILMEAVPDRFHLDQIREDIRQVEGVEDVHDMHLWAVSTDHYSLTAHVFINEHIQPFCVILAINEMLNKKYGIKHTTIQVEHAIFHDHGEYGKEFLLQKKKKA
- a CDS encoding glucose-1-phosphate adenylyltransferase, which codes for MAKKKCIAMLLAGGQGSRLYSLTANIAKPAVPFGGKYRIIDFTLSNCTNSGIDTVGVLTQYQPLLLHSYIGIGSAWDLDRRNGGITVLPPYSVSSGVKWYEGTANAIYQNMNYIEQYAPDYVLVLSGDHIYKMDYRKMLDYHMTKNADVTISVIEVPWSEASRFGIMNTNEQMEIIEFEEKPKNPKNNLASMGIYIFNWPLLKEYLQIDNANLHSSHDFGKDVIPLLLRNKKRLVAYLFKGYWKDVGTVKSLWEANMDLLDEENELDLFDHSWRIYSVNPNQPPQYISDDAVVVHSLVNEGCVVEGNVEHSILFQGVHIQKGAMVKDCVIMPDAVIGEGVYIERAIVPPNIEIPPHLVVCPDDLLVTKEWLQTKNGKG
- the glgA gene encoding glycogen synthase GlgA, which gives rise to MNVLFVVSECVPFVKSGGLADVAGALPRQLRKLGTDVRVIMPKYATIRENDKKEMKKIAELVVRVGWRRQYCGIEMLEREGVIYYFVDNEYYFKRHSLYGHYDDGERFAYFCRAILDALPALPFRPDIIHCHDWHTGMIPFLLREQYRKNPFYEQIRTMFTIHNLQFQGIFPREILGDLLNLSDRYFTTDHLEFYGNVSFMKGALVAADIITTVSPTYKEEIQTEYYGERLDGLLRARRHDLIGILNGIDDERYNPKTDPFIAAPYDTQTLVRKQMNKRALQQYFGLSVRENVPIIAMVTRLTKQKGIDLVKCVFHEIIAEDVLFILLGTGDPEFEQFFRAMEATYPDKVKAYIGFNEELAHQIYAGADLFLMPSKFEPCGLSQMIALRYGTIPIVRETGGLNDTVQSYNEFTGEGNGFSFTNFNAHDMLYTIRRALAFYKEKQVWEKLMQEAMSGDYNWRQSALEYNKVYADLIAGSEHHVLE
- the glgD gene encoding glucose-1-phosphate adenylyltransferase subunit GlgD; translation: MNHQSMLGVIDATTYIEPLQPLTMHRSVAAVPFAGRYRLIDFVLSSMVNSGIESVAIFPKYQYRSLMDHLGSGKNWDLNRKRDGLFFFPSPDLSIPNPHVGAFAHFEQHIDYFLRSRQKYAVICNSYTVCNIDYEAVLERHIANQCDITEVRHQGRSLEMFVLETSLLLDLIANHRCTGYYSIVDVVRDHRHSLKICDYEYGGYAAVVDSIGSYFRHSMELLNRDVWRQLFAKSRPIYTKVKDEPPTKYTEKAVVKNSMIANGCIIEGHVENSIIFRSVKIGKGAVIKNSIIMQKSQIGEHCHLHCVIVDKDAKVENDVSLRGTEQQPFVVRKGTVQGELINR
- a CDS encoding methyl-accepting chemotaxis protein, whose protein sequence is MNKLKLGTKINLLVLSVIILLSAIITVIADVQITKGMKKAAIEKVKSDLALAYQYIDKKYEGDWVLKDGSLYKGDAKINNNYELVDEIGRLTGGTVTIFQENTRVATNVIRNGKRVVGTKVSDKVANVVLKEGKAYFGEAEVVGEKYQTGYMPIKNANGENIGIFYIGAPQKFIDSTIASFLKTFILSTLIVLIISALIILWFTRKIRIRLSSISNALKQAGEGNFTVDIEDHARDEIGQIIDSYNKMKENLANLLKHVTTAAEQVAASSEELTASADQTTLATEQVASGIQQVANGAEIQTSKVESNATALEQMAQGVTNIADRSTVITDLSRQMTIQAEDGGNSVQKTVEQMNSIQQSVSKSEEMINVLYERSKEIGTILDVIREIADQTNLLALNAAIEAARAGEHGKGFAVVADEVRKLAEQSRESAKQIAELIFSIQKDTENTVQMMKQATQNVKTGIEISQETTQKFSLILQGMKDISSQLEDISATAQQISAGIQELSSTTNELAVVAKENAATSEEIAASTEEQLASMEEITSAAKSLENMAEELQELVRTFKI